The Acipenser ruthenus chromosome 11, fAciRut3.2 maternal haplotype, whole genome shotgun sequence region ATGTGGTGGACTGGGTCTCCCTGTGCTGAGAGGCACTGCGTGCAGTCCGCCTGGAACCGGGAGACCCGGACTCAGGACGCGGGACATGAGCTGGTGAGCTGGGTCGCCGTGGATTGGTGTTCCACACGGGTCTCTCTCATAATCTCGCCTGTTATCTGCATCTGGATTGAATGAATAGAGAACATTTAGAGACACTGGATGAATTGGAGtcagaatgtttttttggtttttttttagatttgtatGGGTCTCTTTGTTGTAAATGAATCAGCGGTTTTTAGGATTAGTTTCACTTGTTCATAGAAAACCCATTCTGTATAGAATTCAGTCAAAATGGACcagaaatatttatttgcagAATAAGCATGTGTTGCAACACTTTACATACTGTTCCCACGAGCCTTTATTTGCATGGGATGTATCATCCTATCAATTGGTATTAGAGTTAATGCGCGTTTAGTGTTCCGTGCAGTTCGGTGCAGCACTTCAGAGAATACTCCGACATGTCACTAAAGTTTCCCAGATAAGCACACCAGGCTCCAGGGTGTAGATAATTTAAGATATTCTAGAAATTACACAAACCACAGCGATTACCCTTTTCTGTGCCATTTTGCTGAGCAGGGGATGACACTGGATTTCTCGTCCTGGCAAAAGCGCTCATGATGGGCATCGATCCAGGTCTGTGATTCCTTGGCCTAAAACacgggaatttaaaaaaaaaaaaaaaacgattaatCTGCAAAGCAGAGAATGACTACGACTCCTATTAGTGTATCACGAGGATATCAACGTGTTCCACTCACCAGTCCTCCGGGTCACAGTCTCTGAAACCCTTAGCAAAGGGGTTGCTGGCAATTTTTAGCTGTGTGATctgcaacaaaaacacaatgaCATCCTTTAGGGAAACGATATTTGAAATAAGACTGATGATTCAATTGCATTGTTGTACGGGTGTTTACGACACTGACAGCGTAGCTCTATGGCGCATTTCATTAAAACAACGTTTGTACTTTAATAAAACAGGTATTCCAAATGTTCTGACGAGAAGAGGCAATAATAATCTAATGTCTATGAGGGTGCGCATAGGCGGGTTAATacgtgctgttttaaaaggtAGAAAACAAACCCAGTACAGAGCGGTTCTTATCAGTTCTATGAATTGATGAATAGACATTCTCTACTTTTCGGCACATCCGTGGATAAAGATATGTGGTTGTGAATTTCCGGAATGAGTTGAAAAACAAACTTTAAGCCCTTCAATGACAGTTTGTGACTGAAGGGGTCAAACTGATAGAAACCAGGAGGAGaccgagggagggagagagagagcgagagagagagagggagagacagatgGAGCAGCTGTCCCGGACCATCACGAACATGCCAGCGTTCAAACAGCACCCGGAGTTTATTAAAGGGGCAGCAATGCATTGTCGGGTTCACACTCTGAGGTGGCgtattacattttattaatgttCATTAAAGGCTTATTACACAAAATACAGTACGCGTGCTTAACTGAAATGTGCAGATGGTCTATACATCCTTCCATgtcaaatatgatttattttatagcGAGTAGgcaaaattcattttaaaattaattttaaattaagatGAACTATTATTGCTGATTGAACAGAGTGGACATTAATAGGCAAAAAATGCGATTACATATCCCGATTATAGTTTATATTTGCTAGAATGACCTAAAGAGCATGTTTGAGCATAATGTGTCATtgaatatatatgaatatatatatatatatatatatatatatatatatatatatatatatatatatatatatatataacaaataaaatagcatgatttaagaaataacccacggACACAACTCCGCATGAGCCGTGTCCAGTGCACTGCAGTAAGTCGCTGGGAGAGCCGTTTATAGCGGTGTGTTTATCACCCTGGGCGTTTGGAGGTTTCAATGTACTTCAGACTGCATGCTCGCGGGTTGGACTGGCCTGCAAAGCCGCGGATCTGGAGCCCAGGTCTCAGGGCTCTCAGATTCCTCGCGATGTTAAGGAATCGTTTAAGCAGATGGTCAGAAAGGTGGAGGGCATCTCCCCAGACCCTCGCAGAGCCTGCAGCGCGCAGGCGCAGGACCTGGCACTGTGGGCACGGTCCAAGCCTTCAGAAATCAGGGCCCACGCTCAGCAGATGCCTTTAGtggattttaaattaaacaagatATCCAAAAAATACAcgtctgatttttttatttttttttaccgcaTAAACATTAGTCCTTCACAAGGTTTAAAGAAACCAAATTTGAAAGTATTATGTAATTTGGAAGTGCCCGTTTatactttaaaaagcagtgttcactttgtttttattttattttaaaggcgACACGTGTTTGTGTGAAATGTAACTGAAACCCGGTTTCCATAATCAGACgttacattttgttaattgtttaattcatGTTAACATGTAACTGTTTACTTTtcatgtaaacttttttttttcaattaaatattttaaaccacTGAAACACTAAAGGGAaaattatgaaaataataataaagaaatgctgGTTTCAAATGATTTTCTTTCCTTGTTTAAAATCCCGATCGGGTTCAGGGGAGCGCCATTGATAGGAACCCTTGGGCAGTCTTGTGGCACCAAACgacaaaaatgcaaaacacacaTTTCCTGAGCTGCAGTAAAGTGAGAGAAGAGAGAATAATCAAATAGTGCGTCGCATCGTTTGAAGATGATTTATtcaatatgattattattagGATGTGAGTTTATTAAGAAAGCGGGTTGCATGTTCGTCCTTTGTGATTCGGAACAACAACCACAAAGACTAAAAAGCACGATCTGGAAACCCGTGCTCTAATCACTCTGCTTACATTTATAATCTTCTTCAGAAATATTTACCGCATAGAAATATTTCGTAGCTATCTTTAATGTTGTAGACACACGTGTTACAGTTACTAatggaacaaaacagaaaacagaaaaaaataacttctaTGGAGTAAGTTAATgcgatgagattgtgaataaaagttgAGTTGCACGTACCCGTTCACCTggtgtatgcagtattctgcctttgctgtatcctgttctttaaagaattaaaacgcactACAGAGAGCACAAATCCCGAACTGAAGCTggacatttattcaaaatcaatctgaaacGAATCGTTTCAAAGCGcagcaaatcttaatccaacatgcaagaatcccaaagtgatcttttattccaaatcaacccgacatgaaaagtttgacatgaaaagttcagaccctcaagttttttttttaatcagtgttgctttgccgcatggtcgCTGAACAagacaaaaaagtgtttttttgacAACCTGTATTCACGACAGAGACACGCCTGCGCTACTTCTTATTTCAAACGTTCAATATAGTTtgcagctttgttgcaacataaaattattttcgttTCGGAGGCACAGTTAGTTACACGACGCGCGTTTTCTtattaagacaaaatattttacttcactgcggaggtgtgTGTTTATATCGACGTGTTTAATAtaaagggcgttatagcgagggtgtaatatatatatatatatatatatataacagcccGTGTCTAACACCACTCTGGGTTTGTCCTCGGCTCAGCTTATGGTTTCTGCATGGAGCTAATGCTTATTTAATAGTTTCCCCGTCTTTCCTAGTCTTCGTTCATCACGAAGAGGGTTGTGATTAATGAAGTATGGGTAAAGCGAGTGTCTCGCTAACAGACTCCAGACCTACCCTGTGATTCTGATACGCAGTGACTGCAGTAAACCGGGTCTCCTCGAATACAAACGTCTTGTAATTTTCTTCTGCATACTTTTCACTGTCCTTCCTGGGATCCACGTAAACTACGTGAAAGCGCGGCTGATATCTGTGCATAGAGTTTAAAATGatctgaaacagaaaaaaaaacatacctataTGAAAAACAAAGGGGCTTAGTGAGTGAttacaaaaccaaacaaataacATTACAGTATTACAAGGAGAGGACAAAGGAACAGTTACATTCAAAACAGAATTTCATTAGGGCATTAGACCAGTTACCATATGAAAATACAGAGGCTACTAAGCTAATGGAAATAGGAAATATAGAATATAGAATAACATATCAAAACTCCCGATCCAATCAAGCGAATTTAGATAGTAACTTGTTTAATGTAATACCGTTCTGTACATGTTCACAGTCTCCGTCATACATGGAAACCTCTTTTTCAACTTGCCTTATGGACTGTGGGGTTGCTTGGTGAAATATAACTTAACATATAACCCGTTGTATTGGCAGGTGAGCTGGTGAAAATGATGGATTAGCAGCCGCTTTCTTCCTGTTCCGAAGGTAACACAAATACACGGTGTTTTTACAGCACAGGAGTGAGAAAGACGTTTGTTTGTTCTTTGGTGTTTACGCGCACTTGAGCACGCATGCGCTTTCACAATCGGAAAAGACAAGCTTATTTGAAATGCTTGCCGAAACCTGTATGAGAACTATGCACGTTGTGCCGTTTTCACGGAGCATTTACCACTAGAAGTtttctcatttaaataaaaaatgcaataaccTCATAAGCGACATAAAACCCAAACGACCCGCCCTGAATTGGTAGCCGCAGCACGTAACGCCGGCTCTGCATTGCGTGTTCCACGGCGTGTTTACTCACGTGCCCGTTGTCGTCCAGTAAGTTGTTGGTCAGCTTGAGTTTGTCGAAGGAGACGATTTGTTTCATCCACTGCGCGCCCTTTGCCGGGGAGTCGGGGTGGTAGTGGACACGCCCGGGGGTTGCTGGGTCAGCTTTACCCGCTACGAGCCAAGATGAACTGTGGAAAGCATACCTGGAAAGaaaagtttaaaatacatttgatttaaaaTCATGACACTCACCACCTGCTTTGTTATGAGATAGAATAAATACTGAATCTATATGCTAATTCGACTAGATACATACCCGGAACTCGGTATCAATTGCATATACCCTTTCCTATTTTATGCATGTCGCTTTCGAGCTATTTCTTTTCAAATATATGATCTATATTTGCAAATGGAAGTGGAGCTATTTTGTGACGCTAGACAAGCTTGTCAATGAAGGGACTCTGACCTGCGTTCAATTAGGAGCAGCATTCACTAAAGAGTTCAATGATAGGTTATTAAACAGGGTTGCAACCTGATTTCCTGAAGCCACCGGTAATTCCTGAGTCAGACTAAAAGGGTCACCAGTGGTAGAACCCCCTCATTTAAAATGATCATGTCGGTGACCTAGATCACCAAACCGATGTGACCTGCAGGTCGAGTCTGAACTTCATTGCAAAACGATCACATGCAAGGAATATTGTCAAATATGTACACCACTTTAATCCCAAAGCAACCCAAATGATTTATTCTAACCACAAGCGGATAGAAGGTAGCGGTTTATTGTTATTAATTCATTTGACAAAATCACTTTTCATATTCTGGAAGTCAAACATCGTTCTATTTTTATAATCAACACAAAGTAATGCCACTGTTCATTCATTACGCATCCGGTACAGAAGAAGCCTCAGAGAAACCAACAAACTAACTACAAACCCTGCAGCGTGCCAAACCGAGATATCTGAAGAAATAGTATGAAAGGACCGGCCGTACTGGCGCTTAAAATCATTGCATAAACCCGGCGCTTAATCAAAGAGAGCGCGGCAGCAAACCCACACAGTGTTATTTCATCTGCGGtgtactgcacagtgctttgcgatacgtttgtataaaaagcgctatataaatgaaatgaagaaaataaataaaaacaaatctgttcCCAAAGCCGATATTAACATTGCACTGCAGAGTGcttcaaaatacaataaactaacAAACTGTGCAACGGAGCCCATACGGGGCCGCATGGTCATTTTCTCATTTACAAAGACATATCTATGCAGTGCGGTGTAAATATAGCTACATTATATATAAAGGGTTTAACTTACCGGTATCGTTTATCGTCTACTGGCAGGAAATCCATTAACAGCATATAATCGGACATGGGGTCCATTCCAAATATTTTCACTTGGAAAGTAGGGAACATTCTCCTGGAGaaaaaagaaattattattattattattattattattattattattattattattattattattattattattattattattatgtacgtTTGTGAGAGGTGTTGATTGTAATAATAGTTTAGAACGATGTTTAACTTATATGTACAGAATATAAAATgtgattttgtaaaatgaattaaTAACATTAAAATTGAAAGTGTGCTATTTTGTTAttctgggaaaaaaaagaaagaacacttATTTTAGATGCAGGATTGTCGTAAATAATTATACTAACAACATCAGTTTCATAATTGAAATGTCCAGACACTGGTCATAGCAATGATACGTGGTTAGCCTATCATTAACTCCGAATCACGTTTACAGGCTGCTGATGACACCACAGTATGCTACTGATCACGTTTAAACCACGCGTTTCTTATGGTGTTACTTGCatttgtaattgtcttttgtattgtttttcaggaccccttgtaaatgaggcctcggtctcaatgggtacatctCCTggttaaacaaacaagtaaatacattacaatacaaaaggGCACGAACTTGGCATGAAGTACCAAGCAGGTGTTAATCAAGAAACATAAAACCCATCTTATAAACCCTTCAGGCGACCTTTTTACCTTCAGATCGTTTCCAGCCCACGGGTTTTACGCTAGTGATCTGACTCGGGTTCCTTTTGAGTAAGCACAGATCACCATTGCGTACCGAAGAACCCATTACATCTAGAACTTTAAAAGTGACATTGCCTGTCCCTCAACGCAAAATCCAAAGATGAGTAAATCTAAAATACAATGTCATCAAACAGCCCCTCCCaccccttttttttgttgtttattagaAAATGTTCACCTTTGATACGCACAATGCTTACACCTGCAATGTTGTGATTTTGTGGTTTGATGAAGCTTTACAGGACGTGGagtgttaaaatatatttgttttgggAGCTTACAATTCAAATATCTACAGTaaagtgtattatttattttttaaagccgtATTTACTGTCTCCGCTATACTAATGAGTAGAACGTGTATTTTGCACTAGGACAAGGGAAAGTGCGCGTGGAGAATTGGACGGTTTAGCATTACCTTCTATTCTTTTGGGGAGTTTTGGGTAGGTAAGCTTAAAGTATCAGTAAAGTGCATTGGGCGTGAGGTCTGTAATGCGGTATCCTTTTACAATGACAAATGTAACTGGGACTGTCACGCTAACAATAGCAGGAGAGACGGGTGAAACCAGCAGAGCTTTAACCCATAAACAGAGTAGGTTTACTAGCTGATCCGCATTTCTATAAGAAGCCATCACTAAGTTCAACACTCGGTGTgtggtaaagaaaataaatggttcTCTCTACAGTACCGTACAATCATTCGGAAAAGAGACGCGCATATTCCATGTACCGTGTGTCCTTTGTGAACCCGTGCTTGGTTGGCATGCTGGCAGCGCGTACAAGGCTTTCAAATACATGATCAAATTCCTTAAAAATAAAAGTCATCGACATTCTTTATAACATGCTTTAGCATTGTAATTGGTAAAGATAGTGTCTACTGGAAAACAAAGAACATGCAGTGAATTTAATTAGCTTGATTAACTG contains the following coding sequences:
- the LOC117426317 gene encoding T-box transcription factor TBX1-like isoform X2: MAAPQCWAAEEARNAAFEEPSGGLNKHSQLQCSHRSSRMHYSTVTREMEAISSPWLTQLSHFCDVAAFTTNSLSSLNAPGSYHLSPSPGDPYSQHEPHYEPCSAAQHSYSYPGSNPAPQPDTGTSNCSSSSSSSTPNSKPPAKKNAKVSNINVQLEMKALWDEFNQLGTEMIVTKAGRRMFPTFQVKIFGMDPMSDYMLLMDFLPVDDKRYRYAFHSSSWLVAGKADPATPGRVHYHPDSPAKGAQWMKQIVSFDKLKLTNNLLDDNGHIILNSMHRYQPRFHVVYVDPRKDSEKYAEENYKTFVFEETRFTAVTAYQNHRITQLKIASNPFAKGFRDCDPEDWPRNHRPGSMPIMSAFARTRNPVSSPAQQNGTEKDADNRRDYERDPCGTPIHGDPAHQLMSRVLSPGLPVPGGLHAVPLSTGRPSPPHDLRLDAHQAPDSLHHHPYKYPATYEHYLGAKTRPSPYPLPGIRGHGYHPHMNPAAANMYSAAGTPASYDYGPR
- the LOC117426317 gene encoding T-box transcription factor TBX1-like isoform X4, with protein sequence MHYSTVTREMEAFTTNSLSSLNAPGSYHLSPSPGDPYSQHEPHYEPCSAAQHSYSYPGSNPAPQPDTGTSNCSSSSSSSTPNSKPPAKKNAKVSNINVQLEMKALWDEFNQLGTEMIVTKAGRRMFPTFQVKIFGMDPMSDYMLLMDFLPVDDKRYRYAFHSSSWLVAGKADPATPGRVHYHPDSPAKGAQWMKQIVSFDKLKLTNNLLDDNGHIILNSMHRYQPRFHVVYVDPRKDSEKYAEENYKTFVFEETRFTAVTAYQNHRITQLKIASNPFAKGFRDCDPEDWPRNHRPGSMPIMSAFARTRNPVSSPAQQNGTEKDADNRRDYERDPCGTPIHGDPAHQLMSRVLSPGLPVPGGLHAVPLSTGRPSPPHDLRLDAHQAPDSLHHHPYKYPATYEHYLGAKTRPSPYPLPGIRGHGYHPHMNPAAANMYSAAGTPASYDYGPR
- the LOC117426317 gene encoding T-box transcription factor TBX1-like isoform X3; the protein is MDDCSPLSPKANAFSIASLISAAEEARNAAFEEPSGGLNKHSQLQCSHRSSRMHYSTVTREMEAFTTNSLSSLNAPGSYHLSPSPGDPYSQHEPHYEPCSAAQHSYSYPGSNPAPQPDTGTSNCSSSSSSSTPNSKPPAKKNAKVSNINVQLEMKALWDEFNQLGTEMIVTKAGRRMFPTFQVKIFGMDPMSDYMLLMDFLPVDDKRYRYAFHSSSWLVAGKADPATPGRVHYHPDSPAKGAQWMKQIVSFDKLKLTNNLLDDNGHIILNSMHRYQPRFHVVYVDPRKDSEKYAEENYKTFVFEETRFTAVTAYQNHRITQLKIASNPFAKGFRDCDPEDWPRNHRPGSMPIMSAFARTRNPVSSPAQQNGTEKDADNRRDYERDPCGTPIHGDPAHQLMSRVLSPGLPVPGGLHAVPLSTGRPSPPHDLRLDAHQAPDSLHHHPYKYPATYEHYLGAKTRPSPYPLPGIRGHGYHPHMNPAAANMYSAAGTPASYDYGPR